From a single Methylosinus sp. H3A genomic region:
- a CDS encoding VOC family protein, translating into MAKNTICLWYDKDAEAAAHFYAETFPNSSVSAVRHAPSDYPSGKAGDVLTVEFTVVGVPCLGLNGGPAFKHNGAFSFQIATDDQQETDRYWNAIIDNGGQESACGWCKDRWGVSWQITPRVLTEAMAAGGEEARRAFEAMMDMKKIDVAAIESARRG; encoded by the coding sequence ATTGCGAAGAACACTATCTGCCTGTGGTACGACAAGGATGCCGAGGCCGCAGCCCACTTCTACGCCGAGACATTTCCTAACAGCTCAGTGAGCGCCGTCCGCCATGCTCCCAGCGACTACCCGTCAGGCAAGGCGGGCGATGTGCTGACGGTCGAATTCACAGTCGTCGGCGTCCCTTGTCTCGGACTCAATGGCGGGCCCGCGTTTAAACACAACGGAGCTTTCTCGTTTCAGATCGCCACTGACGACCAGCAAGAGACCGACCGCTACTGGAACGCCATCATCGACAATGGCGGCCAGGAAAGTGCGTGCGGTTGGTGCAAGGACCGATGGGGCGTCTCATGGCAAATCACGCCGCGCGTGCTGACGGAGGCGATGGCTGCTGGCGGCGAGGAAGCCAGACGCGCGTTCGAGGCGATGATGGATATGAAGAAAATCGACGTCGCCGCAATCGAGTCCGCGCGGCGCGGCTGA
- a CDS encoding transcriptional regulator domain-containing protein, translating into MPTNFWKSPDSIKQLNNLDPSGFALEFLRRNPKYRQDYCETLRRIERGAVDEATALSSLARRWGLQFRPLPGNSGRNGAGTLAP; encoded by the coding sequence ATGCCCACGAATTTCTGGAAATCTCCCGATTCCATCAAGCAATTGAACAACCTGGACCCTTCCGGTTTTGCGCTCGAATTCCTGCGCCGGAATCCGAAATATCGCCAGGATTATTGCGAGACGCTGAGGCGGATCGAACGCGGCGCCGTCGACGAAGCGACCGCGCTTTCGAGCCTCGCGCGTCGCTGGGGGTTGCAGTTTCGCCCATTACCCGGAAACTCCGGCAGGAACGGAGCCGGTACTTTGGCTCCCTGA
- a CDS encoding glutathione S-transferase family protein produces MITVFGEGRGFRVVWLLEEMGLAYRLRPVDLLVGVEHDREYLAINPAGFIPAIQDGDVTMVESIAIMEYLMARYGPTPLAPGPHDPAFPAYQQFLHLGEAGLAASIYFVVVSRNLAPEAERQNWGACKALAVFESRLGLVTRQLARSPYLAGDRFTAADISVTYALEFAQRAGGFALGEAERAYVARTSRREAYKRAMEICQATKAWAAAASGQ; encoded by the coding sequence ATGATCACGGTCTTCGGCGAAGGGAGAGGATTCCGGGTCGTCTGGCTGCTGGAGGAAATGGGGCTCGCATACCGGCTGAGGCCCGTAGACCTGCTGGTCGGCGTCGAGCACGACCGGGAGTATCTGGCTATCAACCCCGCCGGGTTTATCCCCGCGATCCAAGATGGCGACGTTACTATGGTAGAGTCGATCGCGATTATGGAGTACCTGATGGCGCGCTACGGGCCGACGCCCCTTGCGCCGGGCCCGCACGATCCCGCTTTCCCCGCCTATCAACAGTTCCTTCACCTCGGCGAAGCGGGCCTCGCCGCCTCGATCTACTTCGTCGTCGTCAGCCGCAATCTCGCGCCCGAGGCAGAACGGCAGAACTGGGGCGCCTGCAAGGCGCTCGCCGTATTCGAGAGCCGGCTGGGCCTCGTGACGAGACAGCTCGCACGGTCGCCCTATCTCGCGGGCGACAGGTTCACGGCGGCCGACATTTCGGTGACCTACGCCCTGGAGTTCGCCCAAAGAGCCGGCGGCTTCGCGCTCGGCGAAGCAGAGCGGGCCTATGTGGCCCGCACCAGCAGACGCGAAGCCTACAAGCGGGCCATGGAAATATGTCAGGCGACGAAGGCATGGGCCGCCGCGGCGTCCGGTCAATGA
- a CDS encoding DUF2285 domain-containing protein has translation MDPGTLIIASAPPRFAANGTFDPTAFGAIVADKSDDGGRRLVVGGALGDIHVWINEGAPSRPAIILPLDASLEIRLEVASRFVRLLQGGAAGPLPRALQLTAQRRARLILLLHVLDFRLGGAGPRDIAASLIDAEDAALPAIEWKSSATRRKANRLIHDSIALMNGGYKRLLRGR, from the coding sequence ATCGACCCCGGCACGCTGATCATCGCTTCGGCGCCGCCCCGCTTCGCAGCGAACGGAACCTTTGATCCGACCGCCTTCGGCGCCATCGTCGCGGATAAGTCCGACGATGGCGGAAGGCGGCTCGTCGTCGGCGGCGCCCTAGGCGACATTCATGTCTGGATTAACGAAGGCGCACCGAGCCGTCCCGCGATCATCTTGCCACTCGACGCGTCGCTCGAAATCCGGCTCGAAGTCGCGTCGCGATTCGTTCGTCTCCTTCAAGGCGGCGCCGCAGGGCCGCTTCCTCGCGCTCTTCAATTGACCGCGCAGCGCCGCGCGCGTCTCATCCTGTTGCTGCACGTGCTGGATTTCCGGCTCGGCGGCGCGGGGCCACGCGACATCGCCGCGTCCCTGATCGACGCCGAGGACGCTGCGCTTCCCGCCATCGAGTGGAAGAGCTCGGCGACGCGCCGCAAGGCGAACCGCCTTATCCACGATTCCATCGCGCTGATGAACGGCGGCTACAAGCGGCTGCTGCGCGGCCGCTGA
- a CDS encoding AlpA family transcriptional regulator translates to MLSLSARTLEKYRCHGAGPTFRKLGGRVVYAIEDIQAWADGAACRSTSDPQYVEARDAVRVDTGVRIARLNSHR, encoded by the coding sequence ATGCTCAGCCTCTCCGCGCGCACGCTCGAAAAATACCGCTGTCACGGCGCCGGCCCGACGTTCCGCAAGCTCGGCGGCCGTGTCGTCTACGCGATCGAGGACATCCAGGCCTGGGCCGACGGCGCCGCCTGCCGCTCCACGTCCGATCCGCAATATGTCGAAGCGCGCGACGCCGTCCGCGTCGACACCGGCGTGCGCATCGCCCGCCTGAACTCCCACCGCTGA
- a CDS encoding DUF4238 domain-containing protein: protein MTKTRNNHYVPQWYQKGFFEPGRNSFFYLDMSPTRHSLPDGRIVVERSKFESPTSRAFWQRDLYSTFFGASVNDEIERKLFGDIDKRGADAIRAFVGEDAGAWHRQFTTFFEYLDVQKLRTPKGLDWLSGQYPRLTQNDLMYEMQGIRMMHCTIWTEGVREIVSAQDADVKFIVSDHPVTIYNHAMPPDAPANSYPNEPSIALKGSHTIFPLNRDFCLILTNLEYAQDYSADPLKKRTFAGNYRNSMVRTDAFVRTRKLTSEEVIRVNRVLKARAKRYVAAGKEEWLYPEISSTEPWADLRSAFLPPKDGLWHFGGEMYARFESGDVHYQDAFGRTEKEREFLKKKPPSKPLKAKDLCGCGSGRVFGDCCKHKSVELRTTWEERSIRERNLMLFTGMSKILGITEDRDWVAVRRGITDEKIRDVYGLYDALWPRETNLLALLPKPDGQARAIYTGVLHPSVISKYGLGLSLYFDELLIQHPFIHPRTVNKKFSPLEHPKTYRQEFLKSVLLFLTIMPLVEQGLVTLFPDPCDFDFHLRDQMHKMAQLRSLGLRVDPKEEAGFTELMKEEYQRSMLLMPREAMGSQVRRHSPELDENALEAVLDHFDTLRERDPLAVLQDRSLEGGDEGGQLIPLKMAPNFEITMYLAQATGSCIVTDSVFRWREVTAAARRNAHTLPMLSQLRAEMEQAKFVFPQNVHEIVVLAAHGIFRGYPDFIRRAFKYLSAAPTSGIKPNFEAGLSAEFRRVHASAVLNAKRTGCHFMEAEASCLWPNGGIQDNAVNRLLLMSSSERHLASAPMALFVKSEPER, encoded by the coding sequence ATGACTAAGACGCGCAACAATCACTACGTTCCTCAATGGTATCAAAAAGGCTTCTTCGAGCCCGGCCGGAACAGCTTTTTTTACCTCGACATGTCGCCGACCCGACATAGCCTTCCGGACGGTAGGATTGTTGTCGAGAGGTCCAAATTCGAGTCACCGACGTCTCGCGCCTTTTGGCAAAGGGACCTGTATTCGACTTTTTTCGGCGCATCTGTGAATGACGAAATCGAACGCAAGCTCTTTGGAGACATCGACAAACGAGGGGCTGATGCGATTCGCGCCTTTGTCGGGGAGGATGCCGGGGCGTGGCACCGCCAATTTACGACCTTCTTTGAATACCTTGATGTCCAGAAACTTCGTACCCCAAAGGGGCTTGACTGGTTGAGCGGACAATATCCGCGTCTGACACAGAACGACCTGATGTATGAGATGCAGGGCATCCGCATGATGCACTGCACGATTTGGACTGAAGGCGTTCGAGAGATCGTTTCGGCCCAGGACGCCGACGTCAAATTCATCGTCAGCGACCACCCGGTGACCATCTACAACCATGCGATGCCACCGGACGCGCCAGCCAATAGTTACCCGAACGAGCCATCTATCGCGCTTAAGGGCTCACACACGATATTCCCGCTTAACCGGGATTTTTGTCTTATCCTCACGAACCTCGAATACGCACAAGACTATTCCGCAGACCCACTCAAGAAACGCACGTTCGCGGGCAACTACCGCAACTCGATGGTCCGCACGGACGCGTTCGTCCGCACCCGCAAGTTAACGAGCGAAGAGGTCATCCGAGTCAATCGGGTGCTCAAGGCGCGGGCGAAGCGTTACGTCGCCGCCGGAAAGGAGGAATGGCTCTACCCGGAGATATCGTCGACTGAACCATGGGCCGATCTGCGAAGTGCCTTCCTACCCCCCAAAGATGGTCTTTGGCACTTCGGCGGCGAGATGTACGCCCGCTTCGAGAGCGGCGACGTCCATTACCAGGACGCGTTTGGCCGTACCGAAAAAGAGCGCGAGTTTCTCAAGAAGAAGCCGCCATCCAAACCGCTTAAAGCTAAAGACCTCTGCGGATGCGGGTCTGGCCGCGTCTTCGGCGACTGCTGCAAACACAAATCGGTGGAACTCCGCACGACCTGGGAGGAACGGAGCATTCGTGAACGAAACTTGATGCTGTTCACGGGTATGTCCAAAATTCTCGGAATCACGGAAGACCGCGACTGGGTTGCTGTGCGCCGCGGCATCACGGACGAGAAGATCAGAGACGTGTACGGCCTCTATGACGCATTGTGGCCCCGAGAGACGAACTTGCTCGCTTTGCTACCGAAACCAGATGGTCAAGCGCGCGCGATTTATACAGGCGTTTTGCATCCGTCCGTGATTTCGAAATACGGGCTAGGCCTGTCACTCTATTTCGACGAGCTGCTGATTCAACATCCCTTCATTCATCCTCGCACGGTCAACAAGAAATTCAGTCCGCTTGAGCATCCGAAGACCTATCGGCAGGAATTTTTGAAATCCGTCCTGTTGTTCTTGACGATTATGCCGCTCGTCGAACAAGGCCTCGTCACCCTCTTTCCTGATCCCTGCGACTTCGATTTTCATCTGCGCGACCAGATGCACAAGATGGCCCAGCTCAGATCGCTAGGACTGAGGGTCGATCCAAAGGAAGAAGCCGGATTCACGGAGTTGATGAAGGAGGAATACCAGCGCAGCATGTTGCTAATGCCACGAGAGGCTATGGGGAGTCAGGTCCGCCGTCATTCTCCTGAATTAGATGAAAACGCCTTGGAGGCTGTTCTCGATCATTTCGACACGCTCCGTGAACGAGATCCACTGGCGGTTCTGCAAGACCGATCGCTGGAAGGCGGCGATGAGGGCGGACAGCTTATCCCGCTGAAGATGGCCCCAAACTTCGAGATCACGATGTATCTCGCGCAAGCTACCGGCTCATGCATCGTCACTGACAGCGTGTTTCGCTGGCGCGAAGTGACGGCGGCTGCTCGACGCAACGCACATACGCTTCCAATGCTGTCTCAGCTAAGGGCTGAGATGGAGCAAGCAAAATTTGTCTTTCCACAGAACGTACATGAGATCGTTGTCCTTGCCGCGCACGGGATATTTCGAGGTTATCCCGACTTTATCAGAAGGGCGTTCAAATACCTTTCAGCCGCGCCGACGAGCGGAATTAAGCCAAATTTTGAAGCGGGCTTGAGCGCGGAGTTCAGGCGCGTTCATGCCTCGGCCGTGCTCAATGCGAAAAGGACTGGCTGTCACTTCATGGAAGCGGAGGCATCGTGTCTGTGGCCGAACGGAGGCATCCAAGATAACGCTGTCAATCGGCTCCTATTGATGTCCAGCTCCGAACGTCACCTCGCCAGTGCGCCGATGGCCTTATTCGTAAAGAGCGAACCGGAACGATAA
- a CDS encoding helix-turn-helix domain-containing protein, producing the protein MEIEEVIATNVRRLRNARKWTQEALAEKAQLSSRYVGAIERANVSARVSIIGRIADAFGVEPAELLKRSKPKIRG; encoded by the coding sequence ATGGAAATCGAGGAGGTCATAGCGACAAATGTGCGTCGCCTGCGTAACGCCAGGAAATGGACGCAGGAAGCGCTTGCCGAGAAGGCGCAGCTGAGTTCCCGCTATGTCGGTGCGATCGAGCGCGCCAATGTGTCAGCGAGGGTGAGCATTATAGGGCGGATCGCTGACGCGTTCGGCGTTGAACCCGCCGAGCTTCTCAAGCGCAGCAAGCCGAAAATTCGTGGCTGA
- a CDS encoding DNA -binding domain-containing protein produces the protein MSTPAFEDRPPLTEHVNAYDERHLTTYLRLLDAAEEGADWREVVAVIVGIDPDREPERAKIIHESHLARARWMSAAGYRQLLGARPQ, from the coding sequence ATGAGCACGCCAGCCTTCGAAGATCGTCCGCCTCTCACCGAGCACGTGAACGCCTACGACGAACGTCACCTCACGACCTACCTGCGACTGCTGGACGCCGCCGAAGAAGGCGCCGATTGGCGCGAGGTCGTCGCGGTGATTGTCGGGATCGATCCGGATCGCGAGCCGGAACGGGCGAAGATCATCCATGAGAGCCATTTGGCCAGAGCGAGATGGATGTCCGCAGCCGGCTATCGGCAGCTTTTGGGCGCGCGCCCGCAATAG